From Quercus robur cultivar Fastigiata chloroplast, complete genome:
TGACTCACTATTCACCCGGTTTTGGGGCCATAATCATTATGTAGGAAAGATGGCCGAGTGGTTGAAGGCGTAGCATTGGAGCTGCTATGTAGGCTTTTGTTTACCGAGGGTTCGAATCCCTCTCTTTCCGTACCTTTCAACCAATTCACCGATCTTATTGACAGCAATGGATCAAAGCAAATAACAATGGATACCATTATTCCTTAGACCTTTCTTTGATTTTGATATAGATTCCTTATTCCTAATTTCTTTAGTACGGAAAATACTGTAAAGAGTGGACAACAGGGAATGAAAATTTCCCTACCGATCCGTGATCCATGATCCTTGAATGGGAGAAAGATCCCCATATCAAATTCCTTACTTTTGTCGGTCTTTTTGCTTAGGCGAAAGAGGGAAAAGGTGTCCGAACCCTTGTTGTTTTATTTTAATTAGGTTTAAGTCTGACGAGAATAATATTCTACAACTAGCAATTCATTTATTTTCAAACCGACCCATTTACTATCTATTATTTGATTGACTAATCCTTTATATTGGAATGGGTGAAAAGTCAAATGTTTTGGTAATTCCTCATCACGAGGGGATGAATCAAGACAATTTTGAATCAGAGCTCTAGATTTTTGTTCATCCCTCGCTGTAATAATATCTTGGGGTTTGCAGCGATAACTTGGTATATCTACTATACGACCATTAACTAAAATATGTCTATGGTTAACTAATTGGCGGGCTTGGGGAATAGTCGAGGCCATACCCAATCGAAAAAGGATGTTATCCAAACGCATTTCAAGTAATTGTAGTAAAACCCGACCCGTTGACCCTTTGGCTTTTCCGGCAATACGAACGTATTTAAGTAATTGTCGTTCTGTAAGACCATAATGAAAACGCAATTTTTGTTTTTCTTCTAAACGAATACGATATTGAGATTTTTTACTGGAACGTGATTGGTTTCTAAGATCGCCTCCGGCTTTAGGCCTTTTACTAGTTAGTCCCGGTAAAGCCCCCAGACGTCGTATTTTTTTGAAACGAGGCCCTCTGTAACGCGACATAAAGACTCCTTATTTTATTGAAATTTCATAAACTTAAATTAAAACTAAACTAAATGATAAATGAAGCGACATCCCCTAGAGTATTTACCACAAAGAATAATT
This genomic window contains:
- the rps4 gene encoding ribosomal protein S4, giving the protein MSRYRGPRFKKIRRLGALPGLTSKRPKAGGDLRNQSRSSKKSQYRIRLEEKQKLRFHYGLTERQLLKYVRIAGKAKGSTGRVLLQLLEMRLDNILFRLGMASTIPQARQLVNHRHILVNGRIVDIPSYRCKPQDIITARDEQKSRALIQNCLDSSPRDEELPKHLTFHPFQYKGLVNQIIDSKWVGLKINELLVVEYYSRQT